The genomic window CACGATCAGCGCGGCCAGGGCGGCCAGCAACGCGGCAGCGACGGCGGCGAGGGGCAACGCGCCCTCGCCCAGGACGGTCTCGAGGCCGGTCTGGGCCCGGAGCGGCGCAGGCCATGCCAGCATGACGGCGAACGACAAGAACCGGACTGCCGGCATGGCGAGATGCAACCGCATCATGGCCCGCGGTCGGCAGTTGCCCGGTTCGCCGCCCGCGGTGCCGGCGCGGCTGGAAGTTGCGCCGGGCGCGCTGACCTCGTGTCGAGCGTCTTGTGCCATCGGTCCCTCGTCGTGCGGCTGCTGCCAGACGACTTAACAGATGACGTGCACTCTTAACAAGATAAAATATATCATAATACACGCATAAAGTGCTTCCTCGATCCGGCAGCCGGGCGCATGGGCCCGATCGCGCCGGCGGAAGGCCGACGGACCATGCCGACTTCGCCGGTCCGTTCAGGCGCCGTGTGCCGGCGGTGCCGCGGCCCAGGGGTCCGGCCCCGGGTCCCGTCCGGTGGCGGCCTCGCCCAGGCGGGCGAGGAAATGCGGCCAACCGATCGCATGCTTGGCCGCTTCGTCCGGCTGCAGGCCGTCGTGGACCAGATCCAGGCGCGTGCCGCCGGCTTCTGCGGCGAGGCGGATGACCAGCCTGGTTGCGCCTGGCGGCATCGCGGCATTGCCGGCCTCGCCCCAGGCGATCTCGATCAAGGTCGGGCGGTGCAGGGCGACGTAGCTGCCGCGGATCAGCACGCCGTTGATGTCGACCGCGAAGGTGCCGCCGTCGGTCGCCCGCAGCTGGGCGCGGTCGCCCATCCACTGCACCAGCAGTTCGGGCCGCACGAAATGGTCGTAGACCGCATCCGGCGCGGCGTCGATGTGCAGGCTGGTCGAGAAGCTGGCGCTCATTCGCCTTCCAACTTGCGCTTGAGCGCGGACAGGTGGCCGCCCCAGAAGCCGGCGACGAATTCCTCGACCGGGCGAAAGCCTTCCGGACGGACCGCGAACAGGTGGCGCGTGCCCTCGCGCCGGGCCTCGACCAGGCCGGCGTCCTCCAGCACCTTCAGGTGCAGGCTGACGGCCTGCTGGGTCACCGCCACGCGCTCCGCCAGCTCGCCGACCGACAGGCAGCCAGCGTCGCGCAGCAGTTCCAGCAGCTCGCGCCGCCGCGGCTCGGCGATGGCCTTCAGGGCCGCCTGTGTGCTCAACCGCTTTCCTTTCACAAGTGAACACTTGTTCTTACAGATCGTTCGATGCTATCCCACAAGCGAATGCTTGTGGAGGAAATTCGCCATGTCCACGATCCGGCATGCCCTCGAGGCGGCCTGTCCGCCGCCGCGACTCTGGGCGCTGCTCGCCGATCTGGAGGCCGTCGGCCGCTACAACCCCGCCGTCAGGTCGGTGCGGCTGCGCGGCGGCCGTGCCGCCGGCATCGGCGCCGAGCGCGAATGCACGCTGGCGCCCAGGGGCCGCGTCGTCGAGCGGGTGACCGTGTGGGAGGACGGCCGGGCGCTGGGCCTGGAGGTGGCGGAGAGCGACTGGCCGCTGCGCCACATGCGCTGGGTGACACGCATCGAGCCGGCCGCAGCGGGGGCGCGGCTTTCCCAGGTGCTGGACTATCGCCTGCGCTTCGGACCGGTCGGCTGGCTGCTCGACCGCCTGCTCGTGCGCCGGCGGATCGCGGCAGCCGTCGAGGCGTCGCTGCGCGGGCTGATCGCGCTGGCGGAGGCCGAGGCATGAGCGACCCGTTCGACGACGTGACGGC from Alphaproteobacteria bacterium includes these protein-coding regions:
- a CDS encoding SRPBCC domain-containing protein, whose protein sequence is MSASFSTSLHIDAAPDAVYDHFVRPELLVQWMGDRAQLRATDGGTFAVDINGVLIRGSYVALHRPTLIEIAWGEAGNAAMPPGATRLVIRLAAEAGGTRLDLVHDGLQPDEAAKHAIGWPHFLARLGEAATGRDPGPDPWAAAPPAHGA
- a CDS encoding metalloregulator ArsR/SmtB family transcription factor, producing the protein MSTQAALKAIAEPRRRELLELLRDAGCLSVGELAERVAVTQQAVSLHLKVLEDAGLVEARREGTRHLFAVRPEGFRPVEEFVAGFWGGHLSALKRKLEGE
- a CDS encoding SRPBCC family protein → MSTIRHALEAACPPPRLWALLADLEAVGRYNPAVRSVRLRGGRAAGIGAERECTLAPRGRVVERVTVWEDGRALGLEVAESDWPLRHMRWVTRIEPAAAGARLSQVLDYRLRFGPVGWLLDRLLVRRRIAAAVEASLRGLIALAEAEA